A stretch of the Rhizobium sullae genome encodes the following:
- a CDS encoding glycosyltransferase family 4 protein, translated as MTDAQNVLFKRAASKQPDKASGTIAFVQNYYSPHQHAIFEQMARSGTDLIVFYLQSPEDEGRRWGGACHKTTYTVVRCPSFAVGPLVFFWLRPEPQTVVLLDNNPTNLCMLFWAFVLKLEGKRLLLWEKHIPDHFKPRVKQLYQRICSKILCAICDTAIVFSDMTKAYLRSLPTEIPTKRMICVVPDASGPLVRRSGPIRSFGYIGAGSNRKNVTALIEAFAALGEADVSLHMAGMVPMSVGAAERIRWWGYVDGELREEFYRSIDVMVLPSLADPWGLVVNEALQRGCLCAVSTACGSAELARSIDPRLVFEPRVRDIEDCLRTLLSLPQAEIAFLREKGEASIAPYTIDNGAKILSTIVSEEIANERSNGRPHLYHG; from the coding sequence ATGACGGACGCTCAGAACGTCCTCTTCAAGAGGGCAGCAAGCAAACAGCCGGATAAGGCAAGTGGGACGATTGCCTTTGTGCAGAACTACTATTCGCCACACCAGCACGCCATCTTTGAGCAAATGGCGCGTTCAGGCACGGACCTGATAGTTTTTTATCTGCAGAGCCCGGAGGACGAGGGGCGAAGATGGGGCGGCGCCTGTCATAAGACCACGTACACAGTCGTCAGGTGTCCCAGTTTTGCCGTCGGTCCACTTGTGTTCTTCTGGCTTCGACCGGAACCGCAGACCGTCGTCCTATTGGACAACAATCCAACGAACCTCTGCATGCTCTTTTGGGCCTTCGTTCTAAAATTGGAAGGAAAGCGTTTATTGCTTTGGGAAAAGCACATTCCAGATCATTTCAAGCCACGCGTCAAACAACTCTATCAGCGAATTTGTTCAAAGATATTGTGTGCAATTTGCGACACAGCGATCGTTTTTTCCGACATGACCAAGGCATACCTGCGCAGCTTGCCGACCGAGATCCCCACCAAGCGAATGATCTGTGTTGTGCCCGACGCCAGCGGCCCCTTGGTTCGGCGGAGCGGCCCGATCAGATCGTTCGGCTATATCGGAGCGGGCTCGAATCGAAAGAACGTGACGGCCCTCATCGAGGCATTCGCGGCACTGGGAGAAGCCGACGTGTCGCTTCACATGGCCGGAATGGTTCCGATGTCCGTCGGAGCGGCAGAACGAATTCGATGGTGGGGATACGTTGACGGCGAGCTGCGGGAGGAATTCTATCGCTCGATCGACGTGATGGTCCTTCCGTCATTGGCAGACCCGTGGGGACTGGTCGTCAACGAGGCCCTGCAACGCGGATGCCTATGTGCGGTCAGCACAGCGTGCGGCAGCGCAGAATTAGCCCGATCGATCGATCCGCGTCTCGTCTTCGAGCCCCGAGTTCGCGACATAGAAGACTGCCTGAGAACGCTTCTTTCCCTGCCCCAGGCCGAAATAGCATTCCTCCGCGAAAAGGGCGAAGCCAGCATCGCCCCCTATACGATCGACAATGGGGCAAAGATCTTGAGCACGATAGTTTCAGAGGAAATAGCGAACGAAAGAAGTAACGGCCGTCCTCATCTGTATCATGGGTAA
- a CDS encoding WecB/TagA/CpsF family glycosyltransferase encodes MNSFDKIPVVEFLNTRFHAIPADDVVSLVLHWRAEPVRQTHIIITANVSLLVTMRTDSTLSAAVGKADLVVTDGMPLVWASRLLGTPVPERVTGIDLMEALLERGSTEGLSVYLLGTTQQRLQRFMEVVASRYPGIRIAGARNGFFSKNEYADITTEINNSGADLLLVAMPAPFKEIWCEQQRSALQIPAVLGVGGAFDVAAGFLPRAPVLLQNAGLEWAWRLCLEPRKLWKRNLTTNSRFIAILASDLARRATHH; translated from the coding sequence ATGAACAGCTTTGACAAAATTCCAGTTGTGGAATTTCTGAATACCCGTTTCCACGCCATACCTGCTGACGATGTTGTAAGTCTCGTCTTGCATTGGCGGGCCGAACCTGTTCGGCAAACACACATCATAATCACTGCCAATGTTTCTCTTCTTGTGACGATGCGGACCGATTCGACGCTTTCGGCGGCTGTCGGGAAGGCAGATCTCGTCGTGACCGATGGAATGCCCCTGGTGTGGGCCAGTAGGTTGCTCGGCACCCCGGTTCCCGAACGAGTGACCGGAATCGATCTAATGGAAGCACTATTAGAGAGAGGGTCGACCGAAGGGTTGAGCGTGTATTTGCTCGGGACGACCCAGCAGCGACTGCAACGGTTCATGGAAGTCGTCGCGTCGAGATATCCAGGCATACGAATTGCCGGCGCGCGAAACGGCTTCTTCTCGAAGAACGAGTACGCTGACATCACAACAGAGATCAACAACAGCGGCGCAGATCTGCTCTTGGTGGCAATGCCCGCGCCGTTTAAGGAGATCTGGTGTGAGCAACAGCGCTCCGCCTTGCAGATCCCGGCTGTCTTGGGCGTGGGCGGAGCGTTCGATGTCGCCGCCGGGTTTCTGCCCCGGGCCCCGGTCCTCTTACAGAATGCCGGGCTCGAATGGGCCTGGCGGCTTTGCTTGGAACCGCGGAAGCTGTGGAAGCGCAATCTTACAACCAATTCCCGTTTCATCGCCATCCTGGCGAGTGACCTCGCTAGGCGGGCAACCCATCATTAG